The following is a genomic window from Opitutus sp. GAS368.
TCCACGCAACACCCGAAGCTTTGAGGCACAGAGCGCACTGAGATGACACAGAGGGCACAGAGATGAATCCAGAAACCAACGTTTTGACCGAGCTTGTGATTGGTGCGGCCATTGAAGTGCACCGGGAACTCGGACCGGGTTTATTGGAGTCGGCTTACCAACGGGCGCTTGCCCATGAATTCACCCTGAGAAAGATATCCTTTGAGCAGCAGAAGCCCTGTCCGGTTCAATATAAGGACTTGGTCATCGACGACGCGTATCGGCTGGATTTCCTCGTCAATGGTCTTGTGGTGGTTGAACTCAAGGCCGTTGATGCGCTGCTCGAGGTGCATGACGCCCAGGTCCTCACCTATCTTAGGTTTACCAACTGCCATATTGGCCTGCTCATGAATTTTCGCTCAACCATCCTGACGAAGGGGCTGCGCCGCCTGGCTCTGTGACCTCTGTGCAGCCTCCCTCTTCCTCCGTGTCCCAATCACCATCCAACTACGAGGCAGTCATCGGCCTGGAGGTCCATGTGCAGCTCAGGACGGCGTCGAAGATGTTCACGCGCGTCGCGGCCGGCTACGGCCAGCCCGAGAACACGCTGACGGATCCCGTCGTGCTCGCGCTGCCGGGCGCGCTGCCGGTGATGAACAAGGAGGCGCTCGACAAGACCATCAAGGCCGGGCTCATCCTCGATTGCACCATCGCGCCGGTCTGCAAGTGGGACCGCAAAAACTACTTTTACCCCGACTCGCCGAAGAACTACCAGATCTCACAATACGACCAGCCGATCTGTGTCGGTGGCTCGGTCGAGATCGAGCTGCCCGGCCCGTCGCGCAACGTGATGGGCGAGCACAAGAAGATCCCGCTGACCCGCATCCACCTCGAGGAGGATGTCGGCAAGCTCAACCACGGTGCCAGCGACTCGCTCGTCGACTACAACCGCGCCGGCACGCCGCTGATGGAGATCGTCTCCGAGCCGGCGATACACAGCGCCGACGAGGCGTTCGCGTTCCTGACCGCGCTGCGCACGGCGATGGTGCAGGGCGGCATCTCCGACTGCGACATGGAGAAGGGCCAGCTGCGCTGTGACGCCAACATTTCCATCCGGCCCGCGGGCGAGACCAAACTTGGCACGAAGGT
Proteins encoded in this region:
- a CDS encoding GxxExxY protein → MNPETNVLTELVIGAAIEVHRELGPGLLESAYQRALAHEFTLRKISFEQQKPCPVQYKDLVIDDAYRLDFLVNGLVVVELKAVDALLEVHDAQVLTYLRFTNCHIGLLMNFRSTILTKGLRRLAL